A genomic window from Nicotiana sylvestris chromosome 11, ASM39365v2, whole genome shotgun sequence includes:
- the LOC104235869 gene encoding photosystem II 5 kDa protein, chloroplastic-like: MASLPSSSSFLGNLATTISNPPPATTRGKIVMVKASKIEKTEINRKEEISSGRRELAFALLASAAASSFARIAMAEEEPKRGTPEAKKKYAPICVTMPTARICHK, from the coding sequence ATGGCTTCTCTACCAAGTTCATCCTCATTCCTTGGCAACTTAGCCACCACCATATCCAACCCGCCTCCGGCGACCACTCGGGGAAAGATTGTGATGGTTAAAGCCTCTAAGATTGAGAAGACTGAGATAAACAGAAAGGAAGAGATTAGCAGTGGCAGGAGAGAATTGGCTTTTGCGTTGCTAGCTTCTGCTGCTGCAAGTTCATTTGCAAGAATTGCCATGGCAGAGGAGGAGCCGAAGCGCGGTACACCAGAGGCAAAGAAGAAGTATGCCCCAATTTGTGTCACAATGCCCACAGCTAGAATATGCCACAAGTAA
- the LOC104235861 gene encoding photosystem II 5 kDa protein, chloroplastic has product MASITMTSSFLGGSVVARAKATAATRGGVVMVKASSENNVVMNKKEESNKSGRRELFFAVGAAAACSVAKVAMADEEEPKRGTAEAKKKYSSVCVTNPTARICRY; this is encoded by the coding sequence atggcttccatcACAATGACATCTTCTTTCTTGGGCGGCTCCGTCGTAGCCCGGGCCAAAGCCACCGCCGCCACCCGCGGCGGGGTTGTCATGGTGAAGGCCAGCTCAGAAAATAATGTAGTGATGAACAAGAAGGAAGAGAGCAACAAAAGCGGGAGGAGGGAGTTGTTCTTCGCCGTGGGGGCAGCCGCCGCTTGCTCCGTCGCCAAGGTGGCGATGGCCGACGAGGAAGAGCCGAAGAGGGGAACGGCGGAGGCCAAGAAGAAGTACTCTTCAGTTTGTGTTACAAATCCAACTGCAAGAATTTGCCGCTACTGA